CTCGAAGCCGATATCGGCGCGCAATTGTTTGTGCGCGCGAATAAACGCATGGCCCTGACGGCGGCGGGCGAGCGCTTTCTCGATTACGCGCAGCGTTTGCTGGCGCTGGCGGAAGAAGCGCGGCACGTCGTCACGGGCGGGCGCGAGGGCGGCACCTTGCGCGTGGGCAGCATGGAAAGCACGGCGGCCAGCCGCCTGCCGGCGCTGCTGGCCGCGTATCACGCCCGCCATCCGGCGACGCGTTTGGCGCTGAGCACGGGGCCGTCGCGCCCCCTGATCGAGCAAGTGCGCACGGGTTTGCTCGACTGCGCCTTCGTCGCCTTGCCGCCCGCCTTCGGCGGCGCCGTCGCGCTGGAGGAACTTGGCCTGGCATCAACGGCCGTGTGGCGCGAAGAACTGTGTTTGCTGCTGCCGGCCAGCGAAGGGCCGCTGCGCCGCGCCGTGGAC
Above is a genomic segment from Janthinobacterium sp. 64 containing:
- a CDS encoding LysR family transcriptional regulator, which encodes MESESLRIFCSVASELSVTQAAARLGRAPSSVTTRIQQLEADIGAQLFVRANKRMALTAAGERFLDYAQRLLALAEEARHVVTGGREGGTLRVGSMESTAASRLPALLAAYHARHPATRLALSTGPSRPLIEQVRTGLLDCAFVALPPAFGGAVALEELGLASTAVWREELCLLLPASEGPLRRAVDVRTRSLAAFPQGCTYRGIAEELLGVAGSTQWQVQEMSSYHTMIACVAAGACVTVLPASVLALSDAPATLKTLSVGHADTMLVWRAGFDVPAFQQLLAQVDQASP